Proteins co-encoded in one Chionomys nivalis chromosome 6, mChiNiv1.1, whole genome shotgun sequence genomic window:
- the LOC130876387 gene encoding collagen alpha-1(I) chain-like, translating into MAEQAAQGAAPQRADEPRRPGPREQAEGRCSGVPRGRGKQGPRADWPPTSRERDPSKWASRGREQRSEPPSPEPGARARALRSLVEPARVARPGHVQREPLEWRAGDVSVPLPWPSPDPFPAHRVRFGTASVIRAGPALRRGHSQPGGRSDPGCVDPAAGTPPPEATPPRGDGGTVATTQGVIAGPARGRNTRAPGGRAGERAAASGARRLFPGAAKRSQPPPLRTGGLRAQDGSGPDRTRDTKGSPGKRDCGPATAQPGICCASDSLL; encoded by the coding sequence ATGGCAGAGCAAGCCGCCCAAGGTGCTGCACCCCAAAGAGCAGACGAGCCGCGCAGGCCCGGACCACGTGAGCAGGCAGAGGGGCGGTGCTCCGGGGTCCCCAGGGGGCGGGGAAAGCAGGGCCCGCGCGCCGATTGGCCACCGACGAGCCGCGAACGCGATCCGTCAAAATGGGCCTCGCGTGGGCGGGAACAAAGAAGCGAACCCCCGAGCCCGGAACCCGGAGCGCGGGCGCGAGCCCTCCGCAGCCTGGTGGAGCCGGCGCGAGTGGCACGGCCGGGGCACGTGCAACGGGAGCCCCTGGAGTGGCGCGCCGGGGACGTGAGTGTCCCCTTGCCTTGGCCCTCACCTGACCCCTTCCCCGCCCACCGCGTGCGCTTCGGCACCGCTTCAGTCATCCGAGCAGGCCCCGCCCTCCGCCGCGGCCACAGCCAGCCGGGAGGCCGCTCGGACCCGGGCTGCGTCGACCCTGCAGCCgggacccccccccccgaggCGACGCCGCCCCGCGGCGACGGCGGAACAGTCGCCACCACCCAGGGGGTCATCGCGGGTCCGGCGCGAGGACGGAACACGCGTGCGCCGGGCGGGAGGGCGGGCGAGCGCGCTGCAGCTTCGGGTGCACGCCGCCTTTTTCCCGGAGCAGCCAAGCGGTCCCAGCCGCCGCCGCTCCGCACTGGGGGACTGAGGGCGCAGGACGGGAGTGGGCCAGACCGGACGCGCGACACAAAAGGCTCTCCAGGCAAGAGGGACTGTGGCCCTGCGACGGCGCAGCCCGGGATTTGTTGCGCATCGGACTCGCTCCTCTGA